A genome region from Cystobacter fuscus DSM 2262 includes the following:
- a CDS encoding copper homeostasis protein CutC, with protein MPKAILEVCSFNIQSCLIAEKAGASRVELCDNPTEGGTTPSHGAIKRTREKISIKLYPLVRPRAGNYYYDEDEIAIIEQDIRVCRELGCDGISIGAQLLDGRIDKDLMKRFVELAGPMGVTCNRAFDATPDMFQALEDLIEAGCERVLTSGQASGAPEAGRVLGELVKAAGERIIVMPGAGIRSSNLGKLMEESGAREYHGSVRRPTVNPMLHGNPRVLDFGNVYLPDEQELAGILAQMR; from the coding sequence ATGCCCAAGGCCATCCTCGAAGTCTGCTCGTTCAACATCCAGTCGTGCCTCATCGCGGAGAAGGCCGGTGCCTCTCGCGTCGAGCTTTGCGACAATCCGACGGAAGGGGGAACCACTCCGAGCCACGGTGCCATCAAGCGCACCCGGGAGAAGATCTCCATCAAGCTCTACCCCCTCGTGAGACCCCGGGCGGGCAACTACTATTACGATGAGGACGAGATCGCCATCATCGAGCAGGACATCCGCGTCTGCCGTGAGCTCGGTTGCGATGGCATCTCCATTGGCGCGCAGTTGCTCGATGGACGGATCGACAAGGACTTGATGAAGCGGTTCGTCGAACTGGCGGGGCCGATGGGCGTCACCTGCAACCGTGCCTTCGATGCGACGCCGGACATGTTCCAGGCCCTGGAGGATCTGATCGAAGCGGGTTGCGAGCGTGTGCTCACGTCGGGTCAGGCCAGTGGCGCGCCAGAAGCGGGACGAGTGCTGGGGGAGTTGGTGAAGGCCGCGGGCGAGCGCATCATCGTCATGCCGGGGGCGGGAATCCGCTCATCCAACCTCGGAAAGCTGATGGAGGAGTCCGGTGCACGGGAGTACCACGGCTCCGTGCGCAGACCCACGGTCAACCCCATGTTGCATGGCAACCCCAGGGTGTTGGACTTCGGGAACGTCTATCTGCCGGATGAACAGGAGTTGGCGGGCATCCTGGCGCAGATGAGGTAG